One Caballeronia sp. NK8 DNA window includes the following coding sequences:
- a CDS encoding zinc-dependent alcohol dehydrogenase family protein, whose translation MSDLVKIVRFHETGGADVLRIDELPLPDPGPGEVRLRVKAIGLNRAEVMFREGQYFLEPKLPSNIGYEASGIVEAVGPGVDPQLVSTVQSTVPAFPLNKYGVYGEVAIVPADVLAAYPDHLSFEEGASIWMQYITAYGAIVHNGRVAKGDYVVLTAATSSVGIAAIQVVKAEGGIVIATSRSADKRDELLAAGADHVIVTSEENDIAARILQISNGVGAKIIFDAVAGTGILELAKATAQDALIMVYGTLAPELTPFPVFVAWAQGAQGRPFRMMGYTMFSITGNAEALAHAKRYVYEKLVSGQIKPRIDRIFPLSDITEAHRYMERGQQIGKIVVVV comes from the coding sequence ATGTCGGACCTGGTTAAAATCGTACGCTTTCATGAAACCGGTGGCGCGGACGTACTGCGTATCGACGAACTACCGCTGCCCGACCCGGGACCGGGCGAGGTACGGCTTCGCGTCAAAGCCATTGGCCTCAATCGGGCAGAAGTCATGTTTCGTGAGGGTCAATATTTCCTCGAGCCAAAGCTTCCCTCAAACATCGGCTATGAAGCATCTGGTATTGTCGAAGCGGTAGGTCCTGGCGTAGACCCTCAGCTCGTGAGCACCGTGCAGTCCACTGTGCCAGCGTTCCCGCTGAATAAGTACGGGGTCTATGGAGAGGTCGCAATCGTTCCCGCTGATGTCCTCGCTGCCTACCCGGACCACCTATCCTTTGAGGAGGGCGCGAGCATTTGGATGCAGTACATTACCGCCTACGGCGCTATCGTCCATAATGGACGCGTCGCGAAGGGAGACTATGTAGTCCTTACCGCGGCAACGAGCTCAGTTGGCATTGCGGCCATCCAGGTCGTCAAGGCCGAAGGCGGGATCGTTATTGCGACTTCTCGCAGTGCCGATAAGCGAGATGAGTTGCTCGCGGCCGGCGCCGACCATGTCATCGTGACCAGCGAAGAGAATGACATCGCGGCAAGGATCCTGCAGATCTCCAACGGAGTCGGTGCGAAGATCATCTTTGACGCCGTTGCGGGAACGGGCATCCTTGAGCTCGCAAAGGCCACGGCCCAAGACGCCCTAATCATGGTGTACGGAACACTGGCACCTGAACTGACACCATTTCCGGTGTTCGTGGCCTGGGCCCAAGGAGCGCAGGGTAGACCCTTCCGGATGATGGGCTACACGATGTTTTCAATCACCGGCAACGCCGAAGCGCTTGCGCATGCAAAGCGCTACGTATATGAGAAGCTCGTCAGTGGGCAGATCAAGCCAAGAATTGATCGTATATTCCCCCTCTCAGATATTACAGAGGCGCATCGTTACATGGAGCGAGGACAACAGATCGGGAAGATCGTAGTCGTGGTTTAG
- a CDS encoding NADH oxidase: protein MGWMGRELRSTVDRCGTLTVSLDTVEVTEPGDDEVVVRVEATPVNPSDIGLLLGPADLSSIETNESGSLSQVKLTVPRAHLASIAGRIGKSLPVGNEGAGTVIAAGRNATLLQGRRVGMFGGAMYADYRKIKVADAIALPEGACAADGASMFINPLTALGFVETANRNGHRAIIHNPAASNLGQMLQRICLADGIPLVNIVRSDPQMRILRDLGASHVLNMKDERFGTSLLDAVAETGATIAFDAVGGGKLGSDILLAMESAASRNSGTYSRYGSDVLKQLYIYGSLDPAPTVLDRSALGYAWSVSAWLLFHYLRRIDPATMQRLRQRVVEELTTTFASHYTRTVGLAEALNPEVLRAFNRKATGEKFLIDPSRG, encoded by the coding sequence ATGGGTTGGATGGGACGAGAATTGCGATCGACCGTAGACAGGTGCGGCACGCTTACCGTTTCGCTCGACACAGTCGAAGTGACAGAACCGGGCGATGATGAAGTCGTGGTGCGCGTTGAAGCCACGCCGGTCAATCCAAGTGATATTGGATTGCTCCTGGGCCCTGCGGATCTCTCATCGATCGAGACAAATGAATCTGGGAGCCTGTCGCAAGTGAAGCTCACGGTGCCCCGGGCGCACCTGGCTTCAATCGCCGGTCGGATCGGTAAGTCGCTTCCAGTCGGCAACGAAGGGGCTGGCACAGTGATAGCGGCTGGAAGAAATGCGACGTTGCTCCAAGGCAGGCGCGTCGGCATGTTCGGCGGCGCCATGTACGCCGACTACCGCAAGATCAAGGTGGCTGATGCAATCGCACTACCCGAGGGTGCCTGCGCAGCCGATGGTGCGTCAATGTTTATCAACCCGCTCACCGCGCTGGGCTTCGTTGAAACCGCCAACCGAAACGGTCATCGAGCGATCATTCACAATCCTGCCGCGTCCAACCTTGGCCAGATGCTGCAGCGTATATGCCTCGCCGACGGCATCCCGTTGGTGAACATTGTGCGCTCCGACCCGCAGATGCGCATTCTTCGAGATCTCGGCGCCAGTCACGTACTCAACATGAAGGACGAGCGGTTCGGTACGTCTCTGCTTGACGCCGTCGCTGAGACCGGCGCGACGATCGCGTTTGATGCTGTTGGCGGCGGCAAGTTAGGCAGCGACATTTTGCTAGCCATGGAAAGCGCGGCTTCCCGAAATTCGGGCACCTACAGCCGATACGGCTCGGACGTCCTCAAGCAGCTCTACATCTATGGCAGCCTCGACCCGGCGCCGACCGTTCTCGACCGCTCCGCGCTCGGGTACGCATGGAGCGTCTCGGCGTGGCTGTTATTTCATTATTTGCGCAGAATCGATCCTGCAACTATGCAACGCCTTCGTCAGCGTGTTGTGGAGGAATTGACTACGACCTTCGCTAGTCACTACACGCGCACCGTCGGCCTGGCCGAAGCGTTGAATCCTGAGGTACTGCGCGCCTTCAATCGGAAAGCGACCGGGGAGAAGTTCCTAATCGATCCTAGTCGAGGCTGA
- a CDS encoding substrate-binding domain-containing protein yields MRSRSNRTRGASGIAETGRAPGHDVGVIGGDNHPIGRYVQPALTTFSAETHRAGKRMAEMLLQRLEGASPHSLQEIWEPELMIRASDGPRRIPARGDTSTPRRPRALRA; encoded by the coding sequence GTGCGGTCACGATCTAATCGCACTCGGGGTGCTTCGGGGATCGCGGAGACCGGGAGGGCCCCCGGGCACGACGTAGGCGTGATCGGCGGCGATAATCATCCGATCGGGCGCTATGTCCAACCCGCACTGACCACCTTCTCAGCCGAGACGCATCGAGCCGGAAAGCGGATGGCGGAAATGTTGCTTCAACGGCTCGAAGGGGCGTCACCGCATTCGCTCCAGGAAATCTGGGAGCCTGAGTTGATGATCCGAGCTTCCGATGGCCCGCGCCGAATTCCCGCGCGCGGCGATACAAGCACGCCCAGGCGGCCACGCGCGTTGCGGGCTTAA
- a CDS encoding LacI family DNA-binding transcriptional regulator produces the protein MPKIVFDASTKQTWKSAAHMNIQEFAAKLKLSVSTVSKALNGREDVSAATRKRVLEAAERYSFCPDPAARRLRRQTADTVAFVVSPPQTSFAHPFFLDMLMGVNDAMENSGLQVIVASGRSVETELDLFKRLIERQRVDAILFGRTRRQDERIAYLLERDIPFVAFGRSETSDAFPFVDIDHQVVGRTGCGRFIALGHRRIALVHAPEYLMFSHLERLGYSEALRAAGIEFDQSLCIEADISEEGGAQAARRLLQLADPPTAIVCGHDLIALGVLRGSRRPGGPPGTT, from the coding sequence ATGCCAAAAATCGTTTTCGACGCCTCGACGAAGCAGACATGGAAGAGCGCAGCCCATATGAACATCCAAGAGTTCGCAGCGAAGCTAAAGCTGTCCGTTAGCACCGTCTCGAAGGCGCTAAATGGCCGCGAAGACGTGAGTGCGGCAACGCGCAAGCGGGTTCTGGAGGCCGCCGAGCGCTATAGCTTCTGCCCCGACCCGGCCGCGCGTCGCTTACGCCGCCAAACGGCCGACACGGTCGCGTTCGTGGTCTCGCCGCCGCAGACATCCTTTGCTCACCCTTTCTTCTTGGACATGCTGATGGGTGTGAACGACGCGATGGAAAACAGCGGTCTTCAGGTGATCGTTGCATCCGGGCGTAGCGTGGAGACGGAACTCGACCTGTTCAAGCGGCTTATCGAACGGCAGCGTGTGGACGCAATACTCTTCGGACGCACCCGTCGGCAGGACGAACGCATCGCGTATCTGCTCGAGCGCGACATTCCATTCGTCGCTTTTGGCCGAAGTGAGACATCGGATGCGTTTCCGTTTGTCGACATAGATCATCAGGTCGTTGGGCGCACCGGCTGCGGGAGATTCATCGCGCTGGGGCATCGCCGAATCGCATTAGTCCATGCTCCGGAGTACCTTATGTTTAGCCACCTCGAGAGATTGGGCTATTCAGAGGCCTTGCGGGCAGCTGGAATTGAGTTTGACCAATCGCTTTGTATCGAGGCGGATATATCGGAAGAAGGCGGCGCCCAGGCCGCACGCCGTCTGCTGCAATTGGCCGACCCGCCCACCGCGATCGTGTGCGGTCACGATCTAATCGCACTCGGGGTGCTTCGGGGATCGCGGAGACCGGGAGGGCCCCCGGGCACGACGTAG
- a CDS encoding RidA family protein: MAARQIHAEHVYSMVNTLIEYIVTPNAPLPRGHYAQATKANGLVFVSGQLPLKNQDGVALPEGLDAQVHQALSNMREVLLAAGSDVDKLLSVQIYVSDIENWPRVNELYRAFIGENAPARTVVPCGYLHYGAQIEISAIALSGAPIQ; this comes from the coding sequence ATGGCGGCGCGGCAAATCCATGCCGAACATGTTTATTCCATGGTGAACACCTTGATCGAATATATCGTCACACCCAACGCACCTCTGCCGCGCGGACACTACGCTCAGGCTACCAAGGCCAATGGTCTTGTCTTCGTGTCCGGACAGTTGCCACTCAAGAATCAGGACGGCGTTGCTTTACCTGAAGGACTCGACGCACAGGTTCATCAGGCGTTGTCCAACATGCGCGAGGTTCTGCTTGCGGCAGGAAGCGATGTGGACAAACTGCTGAGCGTACAGATCTATGTGTCCGATATCGAAAACTGGCCGCGGGTGAACGAACTCTATCGCGCCTTCATCGGCGAAAACGCACCCGCTCGCACAGTCGTGCCGTGCGGCTATTTGCACTATGGCGCGCAAATCGAAATTAGCGCCATCGCCCTTTCTGGCGCGCCGATTCAATAA
- a CDS encoding MFS transporter, with translation MQALNWYKEAAPAERRTFWGCFCGWTLDSFDNQVLSFLLPALMAAWHFSKTEAGLIATSSLLAAAVGGWISGILSDRHGRVRVLTGSIIWFTAFSVAAGFTTSYHQLLIVRALQGLGFGAEWAVGAALMAEVINPIHRGKALGLVQSGFSVGWALAAVITGLLLAYLPASIAWRSAFWVGVVPALVVLLIRRYIPEPEVFREMKKATGGAVVATWRSSFRRDVRRWSLLAALLVTGLQASSYAIMIWLPTMLIQVRHLPVSSVAMMATMMSVGSFIGQVGFAYLNDSFGRRFTAIAFCIFSASITACYLFVPMDPWMLALLGFPVGMGINGAFAGIGPMLSELFPTEIRTTCMGFSYNVGKSVGAMSVALVGAVAERMGMVGSIALFSFVGYFCALLALTFLPETRGRDLSNVVADNESLEQADLLEQVSATRR, from the coding sequence ATGCAGGCGCTTAACTGGTACAAGGAAGCGGCTCCGGCCGAGCGGCGTACGTTTTGGGGATGCTTTTGCGGCTGGACACTGGACAGCTTTGACAATCAGGTGCTGTCGTTTTTGTTGCCCGCGCTTATGGCAGCGTGGCACTTCTCGAAAACCGAAGCGGGGCTTATCGCCACCTCATCTTTGCTCGCAGCCGCCGTTGGTGGATGGATCTCGGGCATCCTGAGCGATCGTCACGGTCGCGTGCGGGTGTTGACGGGCTCGATTATCTGGTTCACAGCGTTCAGCGTCGCTGCAGGATTCACAACTTCATATCACCAGTTACTCATCGTGCGTGCACTGCAGGGGCTGGGGTTCGGTGCGGAATGGGCCGTCGGTGCCGCCTTGATGGCGGAGGTCATTAACCCGATCCACCGAGGTAAGGCACTTGGGCTCGTGCAGAGCGGCTTCTCTGTCGGCTGGGCACTCGCTGCTGTCATCACGGGGTTGCTGCTCGCATATCTTCCTGCTTCGATCGCATGGCGTTCGGCGTTTTGGGTCGGTGTTGTGCCGGCGCTCGTTGTGCTGCTGATCCGCCGATACATACCCGAGCCCGAAGTGTTCCGCGAGATGAAGAAGGCTACGGGCGGTGCCGTTGTGGCAACGTGGCGTTCGTCTTTTCGCCGAGATGTGCGACGGTGGAGTCTGCTCGCAGCGCTGCTCGTCACTGGACTCCAGGCCAGCAGTTACGCGATCATGATCTGGCTTCCGACGATGCTCATTCAGGTCCGGCACTTGCCGGTGTCGAGTGTTGCAATGATGGCGACGATGATGAGCGTCGGCTCGTTCATCGGCCAGGTCGGTTTCGCTTACCTCAACGACTCATTCGGCCGCCGCTTCACCGCAATCGCCTTTTGCATCTTTTCCGCGTCGATCACAGCCTGCTACCTCTTCGTCCCGATGGATCCGTGGATGCTCGCGCTGCTGGGCTTTCCGGTGGGCATGGGCATCAACGGTGCCTTTGCCGGAATCGGGCCGATGCTCTCGGAACTGTTCCCCACGGAGATCCGCACCACCTGCATGGGATTTTCTTACAACGTCGGCAAGTCGGTCGGCGCCATGAGCGTCGCTTTGGTCGGAGCCGTTGCCGAGCGCATGGGCATGGTTGGATCGATCGCGCTTTTTAGCTTCGTTGGCTACTTCTGCGCGCTGCTTGCGTTGACGTTCCTGCCCGAAACACGCGGGCGGGACCTTTCCAACGTCGTCGCTGACAACGAATCCTTGGAACAAGCAGACTTGCTCGAGCAGGTCAGCGCCACGCGCAGATGA
- a CDS encoding flavin reductase family protein → MSSESGVEFYDPAEGHGLPHDPFKAIVAPRLIGWVSTRSPQGQPNLAPYSFFGAFASSPPIIGFASEGRKDSLRNIEATREFVWNLATRPLAEQMNLTSATVGPEIDEFQLTGLTPAEGRNVSVPRVGESPAALECRLLQVIHLLDLHGSPTDSWLVLGQVVGVHIQKAYLKDGLFDTRAAQPIMRAGYRADYAQIGEMFEMYRPVI, encoded by the coding sequence ATGAGCAGTGAATCGGGGGTCGAATTTTACGATCCCGCCGAGGGGCATGGCCTGCCGCATGACCCCTTCAAGGCGATTGTCGCGCCTCGCCTGATCGGCTGGGTGTCGACGCGTTCGCCGCAGGGACAGCCGAACCTTGCGCCGTACAGTTTCTTCGGTGCATTTGCGAGTTCGCCGCCCATCATCGGCTTCGCGAGCGAAGGGCGGAAAGACAGTTTGCGCAATATCGAGGCAACGCGTGAATTCGTGTGGAACCTCGCGACCCGGCCACTTGCGGAGCAGATGAACCTGACCTCCGCCACCGTTGGGCCGGAAATCGATGAATTCCAGCTGACGGGGCTCACGCCTGCGGAGGGTCGGAATGTGTCGGTGCCGCGGGTAGGTGAATCGCCAGCGGCGCTTGAGTGCCGATTGTTGCAGGTTATACACCTTCTTGATCTGCACGGGAGCCCGACCGACAGCTGGCTTGTACTTGGTCAGGTCGTGGGCGTGCACATTCAGAAGGCTTATCTGAAAGACGGTTTGTTCGATACGCGTGCCGCGCAGCCGATTATGCGGGCTGGCTATCGAGCGGACTACGCGCAGATCGGCGAGATGTTCGAGATGTATCGGCCGGTAATATGA
- a CDS encoding acyl-CoA dehydrogenase family protein, with the protein MTQIDNEVSMIRETARRFVRNRLVPLEQQIETDDDVSHELLAQLRSEVAALGLYGFNLPESIGGPGLSAAAKVAILEELTYTSVPLSEVFGHLPLQLSQANDRQRAELLPEILAGRKIVTYALTEPNAGSDLGGLRTRAERASGGWVLNGSKHFISHAETADYIIVLAVTDAGASLKGKLSTFIVRKGNPGVVGMTRYRKMGWRGYHLNGFTLENCFVPEEDLLGEVNAGFLGMMQSINQDRLLSASRSLGLSARAQTMACEYAQERKAFGAQLSQHQAIQFMVADNDVEIEAARMLIGAAAQMIEDADPRAHVAACRAKLYASEMGCRVTDRVLQIFGGMGYMTELPIERFYRDARAFRIGEGTSEMQRIQIARAAFASGGHHGL; encoded by the coding sequence ATGACTCAAATCGACAACGAAGTATCGATGATCCGCGAAACTGCCCGCCGCTTCGTGCGCAACCGGCTTGTTCCGCTTGAACAGCAAATTGAGACGGACGATGACGTAAGTCACGAGTTGCTTGCCCAACTGCGATCCGAAGTCGCGGCCCTCGGCCTGTACGGGTTTAACCTTCCAGAGAGTATCGGTGGCCCCGGGCTATCGGCTGCAGCAAAAGTGGCCATTCTCGAGGAGCTCACATACACGTCTGTCCCGTTGAGCGAGGTGTTCGGCCATCTGCCGCTTCAACTGTCTCAGGCGAACGACCGTCAACGCGCCGAGCTGTTGCCCGAGATCCTCGCCGGCCGAAAGATTGTCACGTATGCGCTGACGGAGCCTAACGCCGGCTCAGATCTCGGTGGCCTGCGCACGCGTGCAGAACGGGCGTCGGGCGGATGGGTACTCAACGGAAGCAAACATTTCATTTCTCACGCGGAGACGGCCGACTACATCATCGTGCTTGCCGTAACCGATGCAGGCGCATCCCTCAAGGGTAAGCTCAGTACTTTCATCGTCCGCAAGGGAAATCCGGGTGTAGTCGGCATGACGCGCTACCGCAAGATGGGATGGCGAGGCTACCACCTCAATGGTTTCACGCTCGAAAACTGCTTCGTTCCCGAGGAGGACTTGCTGGGCGAGGTCAATGCGGGCTTCCTCGGCATGATGCAGTCGATCAACCAGGATCGCTTATTGTCGGCGAGCCGTTCGCTTGGTCTTTCGGCACGGGCCCAGACGATGGCCTGTGAGTATGCGCAAGAGCGCAAGGCATTCGGCGCGCAGCTTTCCCAACATCAGGCAATCCAGTTCATGGTTGCTGATAACGATGTGGAAATCGAAGCGGCACGCATGCTGATTGGCGCGGCGGCGCAGATGATCGAAGACGCCGATCCGCGCGCACATGTCGCTGCATGCCGCGCGAAGCTTTATGCGAGCGAGATGGGTTGCCGCGTGACCGATCGCGTGCTCCAGATCTTTGGCGGCATGGGTTACATGACAGAACTGCCTATTGAACGTTTTTACCGCGACGCGCGTGCATTCCGCATTGGTGAAGGTACGTCAGAGATGCAACGCATCCAGATTGCGCGTGCTGCCTTCGCATCGGGAGGTCATCATGGCCTTTGA
- a CDS encoding AMP-binding protein, whose protein sequence is MAFDLLDAGNLELPALHHGVHSYTRGDLGLAGRRAASFLHELGVRRGDTFAVWLPDGAVWMQLFFGAAQLGALMVPVSTRFRKQEALHVVKTSKARVLFVPKRFLDFDYAGSAREIDASCEALSHVVEIERFDGLAWSEREPYPHWDGRDTDLLCTFMTSGTTGQPKLAAHTAGGIARHARNVGSYNDMRTNDVVLCALPLYGVLGFVQAIAALASGAACVLLPVFKADAAAAAIERHRVTHFFGSDAMFDMVLNAGDYSLATWRRGAFPEYAGLGRSVIAKAWDAWGVRLTGLYGMSECFAMAAMRDPQGDAGAAGDARRQTDLARDRLPNCRPGERRDACRPSTGRTATARLQHYGRLPQQSRCNGGNLHRGRLVQDGRFSLRRWWLFPLCRPH, encoded by the coding sequence ATGGCCTTTGACCTGCTCGACGCGGGAAACCTCGAACTGCCCGCTCTGCATCACGGAGTGCATAGTTATACGCGCGGCGATCTGGGACTTGCGGGGCGGCGTGCCGCGTCATTTCTTCATGAACTCGGTGTAAGACGAGGCGACACCTTCGCGGTGTGGCTTCCCGATGGCGCTGTATGGATGCAACTCTTCTTCGGCGCAGCTCAACTTGGCGCTCTGATGGTGCCAGTGAGCACCCGCTTCCGAAAGCAGGAAGCGCTGCATGTCGTGAAAACATCGAAGGCGCGTGTTCTCTTCGTGCCAAAGCGTTTTCTCGATTTTGACTACGCCGGCTCGGCGCGCGAGATCGACGCTTCGTGCGAGGCGTTGAGCCATGTCGTCGAAATCGAACGATTCGACGGTCTCGCATGGAGCGAGCGCGAACCTTACCCACATTGGGACGGGCGTGATACCGATCTTCTCTGCACTTTTATGACCTCGGGCACGACGGGGCAACCGAAGCTCGCGGCACACACGGCGGGCGGAATTGCTCGTCATGCGCGCAATGTCGGTTCTTACAACGATATGCGAACGAACGACGTAGTGCTCTGCGCGCTGCCTCTTTATGGCGTGCTTGGTTTCGTGCAGGCTATCGCGGCCCTCGCATCGGGCGCTGCGTGCGTGTTACTGCCCGTGTTTAAAGCGGACGCTGCAGCGGCGGCTATCGAACGGCATCGCGTCACGCATTTCTTCGGTTCGGACGCCATGTTCGACATGGTGCTCAACGCTGGAGACTACTCCCTTGCTACCTGGCGCCGCGGCGCATTCCCGGAATATGCAGGCCTTGGTCGCAGTGTCATCGCCAAGGCGTGGGACGCTTGGGGGGTTCGACTGACAGGTTTGTACGGCATGTCCGAATGTTTCGCGATGGCGGCGATGCGCGACCCGCAAGGCGACGCGGGAGCAGCGGGGGACGCCCGGAGGCAGACCGATCTCGCCCGAGATCGCCTTCCGAATTGCCGACCCGGAGAGCGGAGAGACGCTTGCAGACCGTCAACAGGGCGAACTGCAACTGCGCGGCTACAACATTATGGCAGGTTACCTCAACAATCCCGCTGCAACGGCGGCAACCTTCACCGCGGACGGCTGGTTCAAGACGGGCGATTTAGCCTACGCCGATGGTGGCTCTTTCCGCTATGTCGGCCGCATTAG
- a CDS encoding citryl-CoA lyase has translation MKQADIRSDIAWATPKKVVIHGLDLCDDIVGKIDFGQMAFLQLFARLPQERELRMFNAMMVILVEHGITPSSLATRMTYAGAPEAVQAAVAAGLLGLGSVFVGSLDNAARLLQESIPNPENAPDIDALARLIVESYRERKEILPGIGHPFHKPIDPRAPALFKVAKETGYDGPYIRLMTAIGTEAEHKLARALPVNVTGAMAAVASEMGIPWRICRGLAVAARAVGLVGHVLEEMRQPFATALYLRTEHEASAHLIPTQDREQS, from the coding sequence ATGAAGCAAGCTGACATTCGCTCCGACATTGCGTGGGCGACACCAAAGAAGGTAGTTATTCACGGTCTCGATTTGTGCGACGACATTGTTGGGAAGATTGACTTTGGCCAAATGGCGTTCTTGCAATTATTCGCGCGCCTGCCGCAGGAGCGTGAGCTACGCATGTTCAACGCGATGATGGTCATTCTTGTCGAGCATGGCATCACGCCTTCGTCACTCGCCACTCGCATGACGTATGCGGGCGCGCCGGAAGCCGTTCAGGCGGCCGTGGCTGCAGGTTTGCTTGGTCTCGGCTCGGTTTTCGTGGGTTCGCTTGATAACGCTGCCCGACTATTGCAAGAGTCGATTCCCAACCCGGAGAATGCGCCCGACATCGATGCACTCGCCCGCCTGATTGTCGAGAGCTACCGTGAACGCAAGGAGATTTTGCCGGGAATCGGGCATCCGTTTCACAAGCCGATTGACCCGCGCGCGCCGGCGCTCTTCAAAGTCGCTAAAGAGACCGGCTACGATGGCCCCTACATCCGCCTCATGACTGCGATCGGCACAGAGGCGGAACACAAGCTTGCTCGCGCGCTGCCGGTGAATGTCACGGGCGCGATGGCGGCGGTGGCGTCTGAAATGGGCATTCCGTGGCGCATCTGCCGTGGGTTGGCCGTTGCAGCTCGCGCGGTTGGCTTGGTCGGTCACGTACTTGAAGAGATGCGGCAGCCATTCGCGACCGCCCTATACCTTCGTACGGAGCACGAAGCGAGCGCACATCTGATCCCAACGCAAGACCGAGAACAATCGTGA
- a CDS encoding thioesterase family protein, with protein MSAPLPNAFRFWTEEKLRNADTDQFRHVNNAVIATFFEAARMEIFSPPQIRSLMDGANLAVVRLLIEFRTELHFPGHVGVGSAVIEVGNTSFRVRQSMFDDHDETLCATAEAVCVLVHGETGRPHPIAPELRAYLSKDAEKETYS; from the coding sequence GTGAGTGCGCCGCTGCCAAACGCCTTTCGCTTCTGGACCGAAGAGAAGCTAAGGAATGCGGATACCGACCAATTCCGGCATGTCAACAATGCGGTGATCGCAACGTTCTTCGAAGCGGCGCGGATGGAGATCTTCTCACCGCCGCAGATTCGTTCACTGATGGATGGCGCGAATCTCGCAGTTGTCAGACTACTAATCGAATTTCGCACGGAGTTGCATTTTCCCGGCCACGTTGGCGTCGGAAGCGCGGTCATCGAAGTGGGAAATACATCGTTCAGAGTGCGGCAGAGCATGTTCGATGACCATGACGAGACGCTTTGCGCTACGGCGGAAGCGGTTTGTGTCCTTGTACACGGTGAGACCGGACGTCCGCATCCGATTGCACCCGAACTTCGGGCATATCTTTCCAAGGACGCCGAGAAGGAGACTTACTCATGA
- a CDS encoding enoyl-CoA hydratase/isomerase family protein — protein MTTGTVMYERLGDIALVTLNDPSRRNALSREIVRGVSAALDRALEDGARAVAIAANGPAFCAGANIDDLRSGWMESPPPDEDPALMFKRIAEFERPVIAAGSRPGNRGWHGTHPRLRSGCRKHHRMAVDA, from the coding sequence ATGACGACAGGCACGGTTATGTATGAGCGGCTCGGAGATATCGCGCTCGTGACGCTGAATGATCCGAGCCGCCGCAATGCGCTGTCCCGCGAGATCGTCCGTGGCGTGTCAGCCGCTTTGGACCGGGCGCTGGAGGACGGCGCTCGCGCGGTCGCTATCGCCGCAAACGGGCCCGCGTTTTGTGCCGGCGCAAACATCGACGATCTCCGTTCTGGATGGATGGAAAGTCCGCCGCCCGACGAAGATCCCGCACTGATGTTTAAGCGCATTGCAGAGTTCGAGCGACCGGTCATTGCGGCGGGTTCACGGCCCGGCAATAGGGGGTGGCATGGAACTCACCCTCGCCTGCGATCTGGTTGTCGCAAGCACCACCGCATGGCTGTCGATGCCTGA
- a CDS encoding aldehyde dehydrogenase family protein codes for MKEFPLQSDDQVFAALDAAHRRYHEDWKQRPVAERARIVARAAKILREKRDEYATLPTLEMGKVTRFSYLEVDLVADILDYYAQNGEAFLKAQPVPGEPDATILAEPIGVGSRH; via the coding sequence GTGAAGGAATTCCCTCTTCAATCTGATGATCAGGTCTTTGCGGCCTTGGATGCTGCCCACAGGCGCTATCATGAAGACTGGAAGCAGCGTCCTGTGGCGGAACGTGCTCGCATCGTCGCTCGCGCTGCGAAGATTCTCCGTGAGAAGCGAGATGAGTACGCTACGCTGCCTACCCTCGAAATGGGGAAGGTTACCCGTTTCAGTTATCTCGAAGTCGATCTCGTAGCTGACATCCTCGACTATTACGCGCAAAACGGCGAAGCGTTCCTGAAGGCACAGCCGGTCCCTGGGGAGCCCGACGCGACAATCCTGGCCGAACCCATTGGTGTTGGTTCTCGCCATTGA
- a CDS encoding aldehyde dehydrogenase family protein produces MLVLAIEPWNFPYYQLARVAAPQLIAGNVVLMKHAENVPQCALAFARLFEEAGAPEGVYTNLFCSIDQVAKLVDDFRVRGRRADGKRASGRVRGRALRGEVSEGDT; encoded by the coding sequence GTGTTGGTTCTCGCCATTGAGCCATGGAACTTTCCGTACTATCAACTGGCTCGTGTCGCGGCGCCCCAACTGATCGCAGGCAATGTCGTCCTGATGAAGCACGCCGAGAACGTCCCGCAATGCGCGCTCGCTTTTGCGCGCTTATTCGAGGAGGCCGGCGCGCCAGAAGGCGTGTACACCAATCTATTCTGCAGCATCGATCAAGTCGCGAAGCTAGTAGACGACTTCCGCGTGCGCGGCCGTCGCGCTGACGGGAAGCGAGCGAGCGGGCGCGTCCGTGGGCGAGCGTTGCGGGGCGAAGTCTCAGAAGGTGATACTTGA